The following coding sequences lie in one Myxococcales bacterium genomic window:
- a CDS encoding phospho-sugar mutase: MDDLEALKAKARDWMNGDPDAETRQEVRRLLEEHETAPGSNDLADRFAQNLEFGTAGLRGVLGGGPNRMNRAVVRLATHGLAGTVLAEVDAPKTRGVVVGCDARLMSRELAEDTACVLAAHGIRVYLFTDVCPTPLVAYALTALGCAAGVVVTASHNPPEYNGYKAYWENGAQIIPPIDTLVAQAIAAAPAAKDVPILPLAEARRQGLVLDVPFAIEEQYLAAAGSLVRSKRARRDLRIVYTPMHGVGGRLVAKLLAEAQFSALHVVAEQAAPDGRFPTVAFPNPEEKGAMDLSFALARSVSADLVLANDPDADRLAVAVPKAREDGGVDYVQLTGNQVGVLLGHHVLSQDADPATAVLLASLVSSPMLGVIARAAGATYEETLTGFKWIANRAMALEATGEHRFLFGYEEALGYTVGGLVRDKDGVSAALVFTELASELAAEGRSVLDRLEELYRRYGLFVSTQVNLTRKGQAGAQEIRAMIDGLRQRPPSTIGALAVLAVSDLEAGTRAEGGAVKPLALPASNVLVFELEGGSRVIARPSGTEPKVKFYVDVCEPMAEGEPLSVARARAEASMKALADAFVAIAVPAT; the protein is encoded by the coding sequence ATGGACGACCTCGAAGCGCTCAAGGCGAAGGCCCGCGACTGGATGAACGGTGATCCCGACGCCGAGACGCGCCAAGAGGTGCGCAGGCTGCTCGAGGAGCACGAGACCGCGCCAGGCTCGAACGACCTCGCGGACCGCTTCGCGCAGAACCTCGAGTTCGGCACCGCGGGCCTGCGCGGCGTGCTCGGCGGGGGCCCCAACCGAATGAACCGCGCCGTCGTGCGCCTCGCCACGCACGGCCTCGCGGGGACCGTCCTCGCCGAGGTCGACGCCCCGAAGACACGCGGCGTGGTCGTCGGTTGCGACGCGCGCCTCATGAGCCGCGAGCTCGCCGAGGACACGGCCTGCGTGCTCGCCGCCCACGGCATCCGCGTCTACCTGTTCACCGACGTGTGCCCCACGCCGCTCGTGGCGTACGCGCTCACCGCGCTCGGGTGCGCGGCGGGCGTGGTCGTGACGGCGAGCCACAACCCGCCCGAGTACAACGGCTACAAGGCGTACTGGGAGAACGGCGCCCAGATCATCCCGCCCATCGACACGCTGGTCGCCCAGGCCATCGCGGCGGCTCCCGCCGCCAAAGACGTGCCGATCCTCCCGCTCGCGGAGGCGCGCCGCCAGGGGCTCGTGCTCGACGTCCCGTTCGCGATCGAAGAGCAATACCTCGCGGCCGCGGGCTCGCTCGTGCGCTCGAAGCGCGCGCGGCGCGACCTCCGCATCGTCTACACGCCGATGCACGGCGTCGGCGGCCGCCTCGTGGCGAAGCTGCTCGCCGAGGCGCAGTTCTCCGCGCTGCACGTCGTCGCCGAGCAGGCCGCGCCGGACGGGCGCTTCCCCACCGTGGCCTTCCCGAACCCCGAGGAGAAGGGCGCGATGGACCTGTCGTTCGCCCTCGCGCGCTCGGTGTCGGCGGACCTCGTGCTGGCCAACGACCCCGACGCCGATCGGCTCGCGGTGGCGGTGCCGAAGGCCCGGGAAGACGGCGGCGTCGACTACGTGCAGCTTACAGGCAACCAAGTCGGCGTGCTGCTCGGCCACCACGTGCTCTCCCAAGACGCCGACCCGGCCACCGCGGTGCTCCTCGCGTCCCTCGTGTCGTCGCCCATGCTCGGCGTGATCGCGCGCGCGGCCGGCGCCACCTACGAAGAGACCCTCACGGGCTTCAAGTGGATCGCGAACCGCGCGATGGCGCTCGAGGCCACCGGCGAGCACCGGTTCCTCTTCGGCTACGAGGAGGCCCTCGGCTACACGGTGGGCGGGCTCGTGCGCGACAAGGACGGCGTGAGCGCCGCGCTCGTGTTCACGGAGCTCGCGAGCGAGCTCGCGGCCGAGGGGCGCAGCGTGCTCGATCGCCTCGAGGAGCTCTACCGGCGGTACGGCCTCTTCGTGAGCACCCAGGTGAACCTCACGCGCAAAGGTCAAGCAGGCGCCCAGGAGATCCGCGCGATGATCGACGGGCTCCGCCAGCGGCCGCCCTCCACGATCGGTGCGCTCGCGGTGCTCGCCGTCTCCGACCTCGAGGCGGGCACCCGCGCGGAAGGGGGCGCGGTGAAGCCGCTCGCGTTGCCAGCGAGCAACGTGCTCGTCTTCGAGCTCGAGGGCGGGAGCCGCGTGATCGCGCGCCCGAGCGGCACCGAGCCGAAGGTGAAGTTCTACGTCGACGTGTGCGAGCCGATGGCCGAGGGCGAGCCGCTCTCGGTCGCGCGCGCGCGCGCCGAAGCGTCG
- a CDS encoding ABC transporter permease has translation MLRYTLRRALWAVPTLFGVSFVVFLLTTLFPDPATRLDPHEREALLRAPQAHFALEERRRGLFLDLPRVVNVVPRDVRVVTEECLLHLQLDDNEGPIAANTLVRLGGAALPHLMPRLDALDPEGRRRVSRALLPLAARMGLQLPDTRTDPDAALLFWRRFWDDRSTDFTAPAVRRSVARFAQKATAARQRELEILDTYALPELLAAALETPDPEVRARFTGLLAHATQRSAALPVDASAAEVRRGLSDWRSWWFIHEPDFVEREGTARVAATLGDTRYAKWTVGAVTGQLGLSTRDNEPVYAKLKERAPITFVMTFLAMLLAFTLAVPIGAFSAWRRGRVWNRVLTASLFVGYSLPTFWVAQVLFSLAKVRSYAGVAVPLVALAITALATLSRHQRSSLLEVIHADYVRTARAKGASSVRLALVHALRNAVLPTVTLAGFQFPALLGGAFVIEEVFSIRGMGWETLRAIEAHDTAWIVATVLLSAAVTTIMLIASDVALGLLDPRVRERQLGGRIA, from the coding sequence ATGCTCCGCTACACCCTCCGCCGCGCGCTCTGGGCGGTCCCGACGCTGTTCGGGGTGAGCTTCGTCGTCTTCTTGTTGACGACGCTCTTCCCCGATCCCGCGACGCGGCTCGACCCGCACGAGCGCGAGGCGCTGCTCCGCGCGCCTCAAGCCCATTTCGCGCTCGAAGAGCGGCGACGCGGCCTGTTCCTCGATCTGCCGAGGGTCGTGAACGTCGTCCCGCGCGACGTGCGGGTGGTCACCGAGGAGTGCCTCCTCCACCTGCAGCTCGACGACAACGAGGGGCCTATCGCCGCCAACACCCTCGTGAGGCTGGGCGGCGCAGCGCTGCCCCACCTCATGCCCCGGCTCGACGCGCTCGATCCCGAGGGGCGCCGGCGGGTGTCACGCGCGCTCCTCCCCCTCGCGGCGCGCATGGGCCTCCAGCTGCCCGACACACGCACCGACCCCGACGCGGCGCTCCTCTTCTGGCGGCGCTTCTGGGACGATCGCTCGACGGATTTCACGGCGCCCGCCGTGCGACGTAGCGTCGCTCGCTTCGCACAAAAAGCGACCGCCGCCCGGCAGCGCGAGCTCGAGATCCTGGACACCTACGCGCTCCCGGAGCTCTTGGCGGCCGCCCTCGAGACCCCCGACCCCGAGGTGCGCGCGCGCTTCACGGGCCTGCTCGCGCACGCCACGCAGCGCTCGGCGGCGCTCCCGGTCGACGCGTCCGCGGCCGAAGTGCGCCGGGGTCTCTCCGACTGGCGCTCGTGGTGGTTCATCCACGAGCCCGACTTCGTGGAGCGCGAGGGCACCGCGCGCGTCGCCGCGACGCTAGGCGACACCCGCTACGCGAAGTGGACCGTAGGCGCCGTGACGGGCCAGCTCGGCCTCTCCACGCGCGACAACGAGCCCGTTTATGCGAAGCTGAAGGAGCGCGCGCCCATCACGTTCGTGATGACGTTCCTCGCGATGCTCCTCGCCTTCACGCTCGCCGTGCCCATCGGCGCGTTCTCCGCGTGGCGTCGCGGTCGCGTCTGGAACCGCGTCCTCACCGCCTCGCTCTTCGTGGGGTATTCGCTCCCGACCTTCTGGGTCGCCCAGGTCCTCTTCTCGCTGGCGAAGGTGCGCAGCTACGCGGGCGTGGCCGTGCCGCTCGTCGCGCTCGCCATCACGGCGCTCGCCACCCTCTCGCGCCACCAGCGCTCGTCGCTGCTCGAGGTGATTCACGCCGACTATGTGCGCACCGCCCGCGCGAAGGGCGCGAGCTCCGTGAGGCTCGCGCTCGTCCACGCGCTACGAAACGCAGTGTTACCCACGGTCACCCTGGCCGGATTCCAGTTCCCCGCGCTGCTCGGCGGCGCGTTCGTGATCGAGGAGGTGTTCTCCATCCGAGGCATGGGGTGGGAGACCCTGCGAGCGATTGAGGCGCACGACACCGCGTGGATCGTCGCCACCGTGCTCCTCTCCGCGGCGGTCACGACGATCATGCTCATCGCGAGCGACGTGGCCCTCGGCCTGCTCGACCCGCGCGTGCGCGAGCGACAGCTCGGCGGGCGGATCGCGTGA
- a CDS encoding ABC transporter permease, giving the protein MSPPRRTRVGTVSHALYRLTERRLARWGALLLAFLSLVAVLAELFASDYPLLCSVDGVVYVLPAVTHPRSLTGRDNARLAEQSVERPGSVFALYPFVRFGPTSESAARLVPPSAEHPFGTDSRGRDVFAQTIHGVRTQLGFAFLTVCAYVALGAFIGATAGYFGGTADFFTERITDTMSAIPSFVLILCVQAALPHPNLQTLFITVVAARFAEVARLVRVEVVDVSTRDYVLAARALGASPLRVLLRHVLPNARGQAIVSATFGLGAVVLLEAQLDFLRVGDRGRFASWGQVMSDVRDRPDAYWLLLFPGLFLLATVVATNLVGEALRDALDPRARGQQA; this is encoded by the coding sequence GTGAGCCCGCCCCGCCGCACCCGTGTGGGGACGGTGAGCCACGCGCTCTACCGGCTCACGGAGCGGCGCCTCGCGCGCTGGGGCGCCCTCCTGCTCGCGTTCCTGTCGCTGGTCGCCGTCCTCGCGGAGCTCTTCGCCAGCGACTACCCCCTGCTCTGCTCGGTGGACGGTGTGGTGTACGTGCTGCCCGCCGTCACGCACCCGCGCTCGCTCACGGGCCGCGACAACGCGCGCCTCGCCGAGCAGAGCGTCGAGCGCCCGGGCAGCGTGTTCGCGCTCTACCCGTTCGTGCGCTTCGGGCCCACCTCCGAGTCCGCGGCCCGCCTCGTGCCGCCCTCGGCCGAGCACCCGTTCGGCACCGACTCGCGCGGGCGCGACGTGTTCGCGCAGACCATCCACGGGGTGCGCACCCAGCTCGGGTTCGCGTTCCTCACCGTGTGCGCGTACGTCGCGCTCGGGGCCTTCATCGGGGCGACCGCGGGCTATTTTGGCGGAACTGCTGATTTTTTTACGGAACGAATCACCGACACGATGAGCGCGATCCCGAGCTTCGTGCTCATCCTCTGTGTCCAGGCGGCGCTGCCCCATCCGAACCTGCAGACGCTCTTCATCACCGTCGTCGCCGCGCGCTTCGCCGAGGTCGCGCGCCTCGTCCGCGTGGAGGTGGTCGACGTCAGCACGCGCGACTACGTGCTCGCCGCGCGCGCGCTCGGCGCCTCGCCGCTGCGCGTGCTGCTGCGGCACGTGCTGCCCAACGCGCGCGGCCAAGCGATCGTCTCGGCGACGTTCGGCCTCGGCGCCGTCGTGCTCCTCGAGGCGCAGCTCGACTTCCTGCGTGTGGGCGATCGCGGGCGGTTCGCCTCGTGGGGCCAGGTCATGAGCGACGTGCGCGATCGGCCCGACGCGTACTGGCTCTTGCTCTTCCCCGGCCTGTTCTTGCTCGCCACCGTGGTCGCGACGAACCTCGTCGGTGAGGCGCTCCGGGACGCGCTCGATCCGCGCGCCCGCGGGCAGCAGGCGTAG
- a CDS encoding thioredoxin translates to MSGSAGPAGASKLKSISEREFEVEVFQSELPVLIYFSSQRAAASARATDAEVESLGADLEGKLKIVKVLIENAPTLARQLRIQQVPMFMVFAGGRIVDGQAGALGKRALRAMVERHLPRAEGALKVDEVVELQKRGAVSVVDTRDAGAFARAHIPGSTNLPAEEIETRLAELFMLGGQPVLYCRSGDKAKELAAKLIGGGTEVSFLEGGFLAWEAEGLKIERS, encoded by the coding sequence ATGAGCGGAAGCGCGGGGCCGGCGGGCGCCTCGAAGCTCAAGTCGATCAGCGAGCGCGAGTTCGAGGTCGAGGTCTTCCAGAGCGAGCTGCCGGTCTTGATCTACTTCTCGTCGCAGCGTGCCGCCGCATCGGCCCGCGCCACGGACGCGGAGGTCGAGTCGCTCGGGGCCGACCTCGAGGGCAAGCTGAAGATCGTGAAGGTGCTGATCGAGAACGCGCCCACCCTGGCGCGGCAGCTCCGCATCCAGCAGGTGCCCATGTTCATGGTGTTCGCCGGCGGGCGCATCGTCGACGGGCAGGCTGGCGCGCTCGGCAAGCGCGCGCTCCGCGCGATGGTCGAGCGGCACCTGCCGCGCGCCGAGGGCGCGCTGAAGGTCGATGAGGTCGTCGAGCTGCAGAAGCGCGGCGCAGTCTCGGTGGTGGACACGCGCGACGCCGGCGCCTTCGCCCGAGCGCACATCCCCGGCTCCACGAACCTCCCCGCTGAGGAGATCGAGACCCGCCTCGCCGAGTTGTTCATGCTCGGTGGGCAGCCGGTCCTCTACTGCCGCTCCGGTGACAAGGCGAAGGAGCTGGCGGCGAAGCTCATCGGCGGGGGCACTGAGGTGAGCTTCCTCGAGGGCGGCTTCCTCGCGTGGGAGGCCGAGGGCCTCAAGATCGAGCGCTCGTAG
- a CDS encoding phosphatase PAP2 family protein, translating to MIRTALTAVGLLAVVLVYALMRWSARRARGGIPHEDPVRPNGPIASFAAQDWLVAAYMLVFWVLVALGTGPRRPALVWISLDVVAFFGALVIARAPTTPRLIADVVYRIALPGAIASTFSQLHVLLPSVRAATYDGALYRFDKAVFGFEPAEAWDPYVSPGTTEWFSFYYYLYFAILLVHVLPMAIVERRMHVLREFSWGIFFVFCAGHLIYLGVPGYGPYRHLGATFTHALDGPTFWPLVSRTVASFDGAHRTDIFPSLHTAAPTFLTLFSYRHRRELPFRYTWPVLAFVTANIIVATMFLRWHYLIDVCAGLALATTAFAGACRIPAADDAARARGGLPPIWRPLVDRRSPRDTPEPAAGRRR from the coding sequence ATGATCCGCACCGCGCTCACGGCAGTCGGGCTGCTGGCCGTCGTCCTCGTGTATGCGCTCATGCGATGGAGCGCGAGGCGCGCTCGCGGCGGCATTCCACACGAGGACCCGGTGCGCCCGAACGGGCCGATTGCCTCGTTCGCCGCTCAAGACTGGCTCGTCGCGGCGTACATGCTCGTGTTCTGGGTACTCGTGGCCCTCGGGACCGGCCCACGCAGGCCCGCGCTGGTGTGGATATCTCTCGACGTCGTCGCCTTCTTTGGCGCGCTCGTGATCGCGCGCGCGCCGACCACCCCTCGGCTGATCGCGGACGTCGTCTACCGGATCGCGCTCCCCGGAGCCATCGCGTCGACGTTCAGCCAGCTCCACGTGCTGCTCCCGAGCGTCCGAGCGGCGACCTACGACGGCGCGCTCTACCGCTTCGACAAGGCGGTGTTCGGCTTCGAGCCCGCGGAGGCCTGGGATCCCTACGTTTCACCAGGAACCACGGAGTGGTTCTCGTTTTATTACTACCTCTACTTCGCCATCTTGCTCGTTCACGTCCTCCCCATGGCCATCGTCGAGCGACGCATGCACGTGCTCCGCGAGTTCTCCTGGGGGATCTTCTTCGTGTTCTGCGCAGGTCATCTCATCTACCTCGGGGTGCCGGGGTATGGGCCCTATCGCCACCTCGGCGCGACCTTCACGCACGCGCTCGACGGGCCCACGTTCTGGCCGCTCGTCTCGCGCACCGTCGCGTCGTTCGATGGCGCGCACCGAACCGACATTTTTCCAAGCCTGCACACGGCAGCGCCAACCTTCTTGACGCTGTTCTCGTACCGGCATAGGCGCGAGCTGCCGTTTCGCTACACGTGGCCCGTGTTGGCCTTCGTGACCGCGAACATCATCGTGGCGACGATGTTCCTTCGTTGGCACTACCTGATCGACGTGTGCGCTGGGTTGGCCCTCGCGACGACCGCCTTCGCGGGTGCGTGCCGCATACCCGCTGCCGACGACGCCGCGCGCGCTCGCGGCGGTCTGCCTCCGATCTGGCGCCCGCTCGTCGACAGGCGTTCTCCGCGGGATACACCCGAACCTGCCGCCGGTCGCAGGCGCTAG
- a CDS encoding sigma-54-dependent Fis family transcriptional regulator — MGGIARDGTSGVATTVVRRHERGSSEEKPVEATVLVIAWSSDEPARVGEVAVLPASGAPLILGRGPGATRERRVAFFRQRPGTLTERPPLEASAISRRQLRFYPEHDGPRVERIGQCDLEVNGARCDAATLRPGDVLALSGELVLYCARRPALIPPSRLFTSKQWGAFGEPDSLGIIGESPALWRLREMLQFAAMAEGHTLLLGQSGTGKELAARAIHQLSSRTGKFVSRNAATLPPGLIDAELFGNAKNYPNPGMAERPGLVGEASGGTLFLDEIGELSLELQAHLLRVLDAGEYQRLGDVLARRSTFCLVAATNRDPKLLKHDVLARFVGRVELPRLVDRREDAPLLARHLLLRAAERSPDLAGHFIGRTDSGYAYPRLDARLVVHLLQRSYTANVRELDALLWRSMAVSAGDHLELPPDCLEVRESRPPDAPPSAPPDATLPTPARAEATPEAIRSALARHEGRVADAARELGLSSRYALYRLVKKHGIDIDERP, encoded by the coding sequence ATGGGCGGAATTGCGCGCGACGGCACGAGCGGTGTGGCGACCACGGTGGTGCGGCGGCACGAGCGCGGATCGAGTGAAGAGAAGCCCGTCGAGGCGACGGTCCTCGTCATCGCGTGGTCTTCGGACGAGCCGGCGCGAGTCGGTGAGGTGGCCGTGCTGCCAGCCAGCGGCGCCCCCCTCATCCTGGGTCGTGGCCCCGGCGCGACGCGCGAGCGGCGAGTGGCGTTCTTTCGGCAGCGACCGGGGACGCTCACGGAGCGCCCGCCCCTCGAGGCCTCTGCCATCTCACGTCGTCAGCTCCGGTTCTACCCGGAGCACGACGGGCCCCGAGTGGAGCGAATCGGCCAGTGCGATCTCGAGGTGAACGGGGCTCGGTGCGACGCGGCCACGCTGCGACCGGGGGACGTCCTCGCGCTCTCGGGTGAGCTCGTGCTGTATTGCGCGCGGCGCCCCGCGCTCATTCCCCCGTCGCGCCTCTTCACATCGAAGCAGTGGGGGGCGTTTGGCGAGCCCGACTCGCTCGGCATCATTGGCGAGTCTCCAGCCCTCTGGCGACTGCGGGAGATGCTTCAGTTCGCGGCGATGGCGGAGGGCCACACCCTCCTGCTCGGCCAGAGCGGAACAGGGAAAGAGCTCGCCGCCCGAGCAATCCACCAGCTCTCTTCGAGAACTGGCAAGTTCGTCTCGCGAAACGCAGCCACCCTGCCACCGGGCCTCATCGACGCGGAGCTCTTCGGGAACGCAAAGAACTACCCGAACCCGGGAATGGCGGAGCGGCCTGGCCTCGTGGGCGAAGCCAGCGGGGGGACCCTCTTCCTCGACGAAATCGGAGAGCTCTCACTCGAGCTCCAGGCGCACTTGCTGCGCGTCCTCGACGCCGGGGAGTACCAGCGCCTCGGTGACGTCCTCGCGCGCCGCTCCACGTTCTGCCTCGTGGCCGCGACGAACCGCGACCCCAAGCTGCTCAAGCACGACGTGCTCGCTCGGTTCGTCGGGCGGGTGGAACTCCCGAGGCTCGTCGACCGCCGCGAGGACGCACCGCTCCTCGCGCGACACCTCCTACTTCGAGCCGCCGAGAGGTCCCCCGACCTCGCTGGGCACTTCATCGGCCGAACAGACTCGGGATACGCGTATCCTCGCCTCGACGCCCGCCTGGTGGTGCATCTCCTCCAGCGCAGCTACACGGCGAACGTGCGGGAGCTCGACGCGCTCCTCTGGAGGTCCATGGCGGTGAGCGCGGGAGACCACCTCGAGCTGCCCCCCGATTGCCTCGAAGTGCGCGAGTCTCGGCCACCCGATGCGCCGCCTTCGGCGCCGCCCGACGCCACTCTCCCGACGCCCGCGCGCGCGGAGGCGACCCCCGAAGCGATCCGCTCGGCGCTCGCACGACACGAGGGCCGCGTCGCCGACGCGGCGCGTGAGCTGGGCCTGTCGAGCCGATATGCCCTCTACCGGCTCGTGAAGAAGCATGGCATCGACATCGACGAGCGCCCCTGA
- a CDS encoding protein kinase has product MDATEDNAKRERESRIGRTLCGRYTLESVIGVGGMATVYRGRHRNGHKVAVKVLNRELSASPDLRARFLREGYLANRVEHLGAVDVIDEDVDEDGSVFLVMDLLEGGTLAERIARGRLPRAEIVPLIVQLLDVLEAAHAKQIVHRDIKPENLFVERRDGRLRVLDFGVARLAGDARKTETGRVMGTPAYMAPEQARGEGERVDHRTDLWAVGAVLYRALSGRFVHEADSSQMTMVLAATQAASPLREVLPEADGELCEVVDRALVAKMDERWQSAAEMRLALDPEGEEARRGALASVDVSVARAPTLPEAENLRFELDTRPRAPKPTPPDVTPAPHQFAARPLPRTSRPALKALVGLAAVAALALAWRGARPTPSADANQVSRNPQPEDAPPVAQPPPTSLPSAAPREIEVRAAAPVASVAPPARPAAARVAAHAPASSPKPSASGEATATVASRCDPPYYFDDDGNKRRKLDCYK; this is encoded by the coding sequence GTGGACGCAACGGAAGACAACGCGAAGAGGGAGCGTGAGTCGCGGATCGGCAGGACGCTCTGCGGCCGCTACACGCTCGAGTCGGTGATTGGCGTCGGGGGAATGGCGACGGTATACCGGGGGAGGCACCGGAACGGCCACAAGGTCGCGGTGAAGGTGCTGAACCGAGAGCTCTCCGCTTCCCCGGATCTCCGCGCGCGATTCCTCCGCGAAGGGTACCTCGCGAACCGGGTCGAGCATCTCGGCGCGGTGGACGTGATCGACGAGGACGTCGACGAGGACGGCTCGGTGTTCCTCGTGATGGACCTGCTCGAGGGCGGGACCCTGGCGGAGCGGATCGCGCGCGGCCGGCTCCCTAGGGCAGAGATCGTGCCGCTCATCGTGCAGCTCCTCGACGTGCTCGAGGCGGCGCACGCGAAGCAGATCGTGCATCGGGACATCAAGCCCGAGAACCTGTTCGTCGAGCGCCGTGATGGGCGGCTCCGTGTCCTCGACTTCGGGGTCGCCCGCCTCGCCGGCGACGCACGAAAGACCGAGACGGGTCGGGTGATGGGCACACCGGCCTACATGGCGCCCGAGCAGGCCCGCGGGGAGGGGGAGCGCGTCGATCACCGCACGGATCTGTGGGCCGTTGGCGCGGTGCTCTACCGAGCCCTCAGCGGACGCTTCGTCCACGAGGCAGACTCGAGCCAGATGACGATGGTGCTCGCGGCTACACAGGCCGCATCGCCCCTCCGAGAGGTCCTGCCCGAGGCCGACGGGGAGCTCTGCGAGGTGGTGGATCGCGCCCTCGTGGCCAAGATGGACGAGCGCTGGCAGAGCGCCGCCGAGATGCGTCTCGCGCTCGATCCCGAGGGCGAGGAGGCTCGGCGTGGGGCGCTCGCGAGCGTGGACGTGTCCGTCGCGCGTGCGCCCACGCTCCCCGAAGCCGAGAACCTCCGATTCGAGCTGGACACGCGCCCCCGTGCTCCGAAGCCGACGCCCCCGGACGTCACTCCTGCGCCGCACCAGTTCGCCGCGCGGCCGCTCCCGCGGACCTCCAGGCCCGCGCTGAAGGCGCTGGTCGGGCTCGCGGCGGTGGCCGCGCTGGCGCTCGCCTGGCGCGGGGCTCGACCGACGCCGTCCGCGGACGCCAACCAGGTGAGCCGTAATCCCCAGCCCGAGGACGCCCCGCCCGTCGCGCAGCCGCCGCCAACGAGCCTGCCCAGCGCCGCGCCGCGCGAGATCGAGGTTCGCGCGGCAGCGCCGGTGGCGTCGGTTGCTCCTCCCGCCCGCCCCGCCGCCGCGCGGGTCGCCGCCCACGCGCCGGCCTCCTCGCCGAAGCCCAGCGCGAGCGGCGAGGCCACCGCCACGGTCGCCTCGCGCTGCGATCCGCCCTACTACTTCGATGACGACGGCAACAAGCGGCGAAAGCTCGACTGCTACAAGTGA